One genomic segment of Ascaphus truei isolate aAscTru1 chromosome 23, aAscTru1.hap1, whole genome shotgun sequence includes these proteins:
- the LOC142473083 gene encoding keratin, type I cytoskeletal 42-like, which translates to MSHCKPHKAHHGGSHMSHHGGSHHGGKGISSSKHSSFGHGCGYGSVHGGSSLGSHFSSFGGNGGSKNDGLFGINEKETMQLLNDRLSSYLERVNSLEQENAQLERQICEWYANNAPSSSPDFSQYYSVIQELQCQIAAATVENAGIVLQIDNARLAIDDFRNKYETEVSMRNNVEADANGLRRVLEGLNMERCDLEMQVQGLQDELQQMRSNHEEEVNSLRAQLGARVNVEVNAAPSADLNGALSEIREQYENMMERNMREVESMFLQRSEELNRQVASGSEQLVSVQSEVTELKRCAQSLEIELQSQLSMKSALEGSLAETQAGYSSQLSQLQGMINNVEGQLGQIRSDLENQNYEYRVLMDQKTHLEMEIATYKRLLDGQDMHIPQCHSSGGSHGSHHSNSAHQSTEHGQKASC; encoded by the exons ATGAGCCACTGCAAACCCCATAAAGCCCATCATGGTGGCTCCCACATGTCCCATCATGGAGGATCCCATCATGGAGGTAAAGGAATTTCCAGCTCCAAACACTCTTCTTTCGGTCATGGATGTGGCTATGGAAGTGTACATGGTGGCTCTAGTCTTGGAAGCCACTTTAGCAGCTTTGGGGGTAACGGTGGTTCTAAGAATGATGGCCTGTTCGGCATCAATGAGAAGGAAACCATGCAGCTTCTGAATGACCGACTTTCATCTTACCTGGAGAGAGTGAACTCACTGGAGCAGGAAAATGCCCAGCTGGAGAGACAGATCTGTGAGTGGTATGCAAACAATGCCCCCAGCTCATCCCCTGACTTCAGTCAGTACTACAGTGTTATTCAGGAGCTCCAGTGTCAG ATCGCTGCAGCCACTGTGGAGAATGCAGGGATTGTTCTGCAGATAGACAATGCCCGACTGGCTATAGATGACTTCAGAAATAA GTATGAGACGGAGGTCAGTATGAGGAACAATGTTGAGGCCGATGCGAATGGTCTGCGCAGAGTCCTGGAAGGGCTGAACATGGAGAGGTGTGACCTGGAGATGCAAGTTCAAGGCCTCCAGGATGAACTGCAGCAAATGAGGAGTAACCATGAAGAG GAGGTGAACTCTCTCCGCGCTCAGCTGGGCGCCAGAGTCAACGTGGAAGTGAACGCTGCTCCATCTGCAGATTTGAACGGAGCCTTGTCTGAGATCCGAGAGCAATATGAAAACATGATGGAGAGGAACATGAGGGAGGTTGAGAGCATGTTCCTTCAAAGG AGTGAGGAACTGAATCGTCAGGTGGCGTCCGGTTCTGAGCAGCTGGTGTCAGTCCAAAGTGAAGTCACCGAGTTGAAGCGCTGTGCGCAGAGCCTGGAGATTGAGCTTCAGAGCCAGCTGAGCATG AAATCAGCCCTGGAAGGCAGCTTGGCAGAGACACAGGCCGGTTATAGCTCCCAGCTCAGCCAGTTACAGGGCATGATCAACAACGTGGAAGGGCAGCTGGGCCAGATCCGATCTGATCTGGAGAACCAGAACTATGAGTACAGAGTTCTCATGGACCAGAAGACACACCTGGAGATGGAGATTGCCACATACAAACGCCTGCTGGATGGACAGGACATGCA CATTCCCCAGTGCCATTCCTCAGGAGGCAGCCATG GATCTCACCACAGCAACTCCGCTCATCAGAGCACAGAACATGGCCAGAAAGCCAGCTGTTAG
- the LOC142473081 gene encoding keratin, type I cytoskeletal 19-like: MSHCKPHKAHHGGSHMSHHGGSHHGGYGGKGISSSKHSSFGHGCGYGSVHGGSSLGSHFSSFGGNGGSKTDGLFGINEKETMQLLNERLSSYLERVNSLEQENAQLERKICEWYANNAPSSSPDFSQYYSVIQELQCQIAAATVENAGIVLQIDNARLAIDDFRNKYETEVSLRNNVEADANGLRRVLEGLNMERCDLEMQVQGLQDELQQMRSNHEEEVNSLRAQLGARVNVEVNAAPSADLNGALSEIREQYENMMERNMREVESMFLQRSEELNRQVASGSEQLVSVQSEVTELKRCAQSLEIELQSQLSMKSALEGSLAETQAGYSSQLSQLQGMINNVEGQLGQIRSDLENQNYEYRLLMDQKTHLEMEIATYKRLLDGQDMHIPQCHSSGGSHGSHHSNSAHQSTEHGQKASC; this comes from the exons ATGAGCCACTGCAAACCCCATAAAGCCCATCATGGAGGCTCCCACATGTCCCATCATGGAGGATCCCATCATGGAGGATACGGAGGTAAAGGAATTTCCAGCTCCAAACACTCTTCTTTCGGTCATGGATGTGGCTATGGAAGTGTACATGGTGGCTCTAGTCTTGGAAGCCACTTTAGCAGCTTTGGGGGTAACGGTGGTTCTAAGACTGATGGCCTGTTCGGCATCAATGAGAAGGAAACCATGCAGCTTCTGAATGAACGACTTTCATCTTACCTGGAGAGAGTGAACTCACTGGAGCAGGAAAATGCCCAGCTGGAGAGAAAGATCTGTGAGTGGTATGCAAACAATGCCCCCAGCTCATCCCCTGACTTCAGTCAGTACTACAGTGTTATTCAGGAGCTCCAGTGTCAG ATTGCTGCAGCCACTGTGGAGAATGCAGGGATTGTTCTGCAGATAGACAATGCCCGACTGGCTATAGATGACTTCAGAAATAA GTATGAGACGGAGGTCAGCCTGAGGAACAATGTTGAGGCCGATGCGAATGGTCTGCGCAGAGTCCTGGAAGGGCTGAACATGGAGAGGTGTGACCTGGAGATGCAAGTTCAAGGCCTCCAGGATGAACTGCAGCAAATGAGGAGTAACCATGAAGAG GAGGTGAACTCTCTCCGCGCTCAGCTGGGCGCCAGAGTCAACGTGGAAGTGAACGCTGCTCCATCTGCGGATTTGAACGGAGCCTTGTCTGAGATCCGAGAGCAATATGAAAACATGATGGAGAGGAACATGAGGGAGGTTGAGAGCATGTTCCTTCAAAGG AGTGAGGAACTGAATCGTCAGGTGGCGTCTGGTTCTGAACAGCTGGTGTCAGTCCAAAGTGAGGTCACCGAGTTGAAGCGCTGTGCGCAGAGCCTGGAGATTGAGCTTCAGAGCCAGCTGAGCATG AAATCAGCCCTGGAAGGCAGCTTGGCAGAGACACAGGCCGGTTATAGTTCCCAGCTCAGCCAGTTACAGGGCATGATCAACAACGTGGAAGGGCAGCTGGGCCAGATCCGATCTGATCTGGAGAACCAGAACTATGAGTACAGGCTTCTCATGGACCAGAAGACACATCTAGAGATGGAGATTGCCACATACAAACGCCTGCTGGATGGACAGGACATGCA CATTCCCCAGTGCCATTCCTCAGGAGGCAGCCATG GATCTCACCACAGCAACTCCGCTCATCAGAGCACAGAACATGGCCAGAAAGCCAGCTGTTAG
- the LOC142473090 gene encoding keratin, type I cytoskeletal 19-like, which yields MSHCKPHKAHHGGSHMSHYGGSHHGGYGGKGISSSKHSSFGHGCGYGSVHGGSSLGSHFSSYGGNGGSKNDGLFGINEKETMQLLNERLSSYLERVNSLEQENAQLERKICEWYANNAPSSSPDFSQYYSVIQELQCQIAAATVENAGIVLQIDNARLAIDDFRNKYETEVSMRNNVEADANGLRRVLEGLNMERCDLEMQVQGLQDELQQMRSNHEEEVNSLRAQLGARVNVEVNAAPSADLNGALSEIREQYENMMERNMREVESMFLQRSEELNQQVASGSEQLQSVQSEVTELKRCAQSLEIELQSQLSMKSALEGSLAETQAGYSSQLSQLQGMINNVEGQLGQIRSDLENQNYEYRVLMDQKTHLEMEIATYKRLLDGQDMHIPQCHSSGGSHGSHHSNSGHQSTEHGQKASC from the exons ATGAGCCACTGCAAACCCCATAAAGCCCATCATGGTGGCTCCCACATGTCCCATTATGGAGGATCCCATCATGGAGGATACGGAGGTAAAGGAATTTCCAGCTCCAAACACTCTTCATTCGGTCATGGATGTGGCTATGGAAGTGTACATGGTGGCTCTAGTCTTGGAAGCCACTTTAGCAGCTATGGGGGTAACGGTGGTTCTAAGAATGATGGCCTGTTCGGCATCAATGAGAAGGAAACCATGCAGCTTCTGAATGAACGACTTTCATCTTACCTGGAGAGAGTGAACTCACTGGAGCAGGAAAATGCCCAGCTGGAGAGAAAGATCTGTGAGTGGTATGCAAACAATGCCCCCAGCTCATCCCCTGACTTCAGTCAGTACTACAGTGTTATTCAGGAGCTCCAGTGTCAG ATCGCTGCAGCCACTGTGGAGAATGCAGGGATTGTTCTGCAGATAGACAATGCCCGACTGGCTATAGATGACTTCAGAAATAA GTATGAGACGGAGGTCAGTATGAGGAACAATGTTGAGGCGGATGCGAATGGTCTGCGCAGAGTCCTGGAAGGGCTGAACATGGAGAGGTGTGACCTGGAGATGCAAGTTCAAGGCCTCCAGGATGAACTGCAGCAAATGAGGAGTAACCATGAAGAG GAGGTGAACTCTCTTCGCGCTCAGCTGGGCGCCAGAGTCAACGTGGAAGTGAACGCTGCTCCATCTGCGGATTTGAATGGAGCCTTGTCTGAGATCCGAGAGCAATATGAAAACATGATGGAGAGGAACATGAGGGAGGTTGAGAGCATGTTCCTTCAAAGG AGTGAGGAACTGAATCAGCAGGTGGCGTCCGGTTCTGAGCAGCTGCAGTCAGTCCAAAGTGAGGTCACCGAGTTGAAGCGCTGTGCGCAGAGCCTGGAGATTGAGCTTCAGAGCCAGCTGAGCATG AAATCAGCCCTGGAAGGCAGCTTGGCAGAGACACAGGCCGGTTATAGCTCCCAGCTCAGCCAGTTACAGGGCATGATCAACAACGTGGAAGGGCAGCTGGGCCAGATCCGATCTGATCTGGAGAACCAGAACTATGAGTACAGAGTTCTCATGGATCAGAAGACACATCTGGAGATGGAGATTGCCACATACAAACGCCTGCTGGATGGACAGGACATGCA CATTCCCCAGTGCCATTCCTCAGGAGGCAGCCATG GATCTCACCACAGCAATTCAGGTCACCAATCCACAGAACATGGCCAGAAAGCCAGCTGTTAG
- the LOC142473082 gene encoding LOW QUALITY PROTEIN: keratin, type I cytoskeletal 19-like (The sequence of the model RefSeq protein was modified relative to this genomic sequence to represent the inferred CDS: inserted 1 base in 1 codon) encodes MSHCKPHKAHHGGSHMSHHGGSHHGGYGGKGISSSKHSSFGHGCGYGSVHGGSSLGSHFSNFGGNGGSKTDGLFGINEKETMQLLNERLSSYLERVNSLEQENAXLERKICEWYANNAPSSSPDFSQYYSVIQELQCQIAAATVENAGIVLQIDNARLAIDDFRNKYETEVSLRNNVEADANGLRRVLEGLNMERCDLEMQVQGLQDELQQMRSNHEEEVNSLRAQLGARVNVEVNAAPSADLNGALSEIREQYENMMERNMREVESMFLQRSEELNRQVASGSEQLVSVQSEVTELKRCAQSLEIELQSQLSMKSALEGSLAETQAGYSSQLSQLQGMINNVEGQLGQIRSDLENQNYEYRLLMDQKTHLEMEIATYKRLLDGQDMHIPQCHSSGGSHGSHHSNSGHQSTEHGQKASC; translated from the exons ATGAGCCACTGCAAACCCCATAAAGCCCATCATGGAGGCTCCCACATGTCCCATCATGGAGGATCCCATCATGGAGGATACGGAGGTAAAGGAATTTCCAGCTCCAAACACTCTTCTTTCGGTCATGGATGTGGCTATGGAAGTGTACATGGTGGCTCTAGTCTTGGAAGCCACTTTAGCAACTTTGGGGGTAACGGTGGTTCTAAGACTGATGGCCTGTTCGGCATCAATGAGAAGGAAACCATGCAGCTTCTGAATGAACGACTTTCATCTTACCTGGAGAGAGTGAACTCACTGGAGCAGGAAAATG AGCTGGAGAGAAAGATCTGTGAGTGGTATGCAAACAATGCCCCCAGCTCATCCCCTGACTTCAGTCAGTACTACAGTGTTATTCAGGAGCTCCAGTGTCAG ATTGCTGCAGCCACTGTGGAGAATGCAGGGATTGTTCTGCAGATAGACAATGCCCGACTGGCTATAGATGACTTCAGAAATAA GTATGAGACGGAGGTCAGCCTGAGGAACAATGTTGAGGCCGATGCGAATGGTCTGCGCAGAGTCCTGGAAGGGCTGAACATGGAGAGGTGTGACCTGGAGATGCAAGTTCAAGGCCTCCAGGATGAACTGCAGCAAATGAGGAGTAACCATGAAGAG GAGGTGAACTCTCTCCGCGCTCAGCTGGGCGCCAGAGTCAACGTGGAAGTGAACGCTGCTCCATCTGCGGATTTGAACGGAGCCTTGTCTGAGATCCGAGAGCAATATGAAAACATGATGGAGAGGAACATGAGGGAGGTTGAGAGCATGTTCCTTCAAAGG AGTGAGGAACTGAATCGTCAGGTGGCGTCTGGTTCTGAACAGCTGGTGTCAGTCCAAAGTGAGGTCACCGAGTTGAAGCGCTGTGCGCAGAGCCTGGAGATTGAGCTTCAGAGCCAGCTGAGCATG AAATCAGCCCTGGAAGGCAGCTTGGCAGAGACACAGGCCGGTTATAGCTCCCAGCTCAGCCAGTTACAGGGCATGATCAACAACGTGGAAGGGCAGCTGGGCCAGATCCGATCTGATCTGGAGAACCAGAACTATGAGTACAGGCTTCTCATGGACCAGAAGACACATCTAGAGATGGAGATTGCCACATACAAACGCCTGCTGGATGGACAGGACATGCA CATTCCCCAGTGCCATTCCTCGGGAGGCAGCCATG GATCTCACCACAGCAATTCAGGTCACCAATCCACAGAACATGGCCAGAAAGCCAGCTGTTAG